The region TAGTTTGTATCCTTCTCAAACATAACTTTCGTCCAACCGGTAGTTGAAAATTCTGTAAGTAAAATTTCTTTATTTGGTATATCTTTTATGGTTGCAACCACTTTTAAAGTTATCTTCATCGACTCCTGATCAAAATCTGTTTTATGAACTTCAACATTAGCAATACGAGGTTCATACTTCAGTATAACATTTTTTATCTCTTTTTTAACCGGATCAATTGAATTGTTAGAATTAAAATATAACTGAAGAATGTCAGGCATTCCAAAATCAGGCAGATGCTGAACAGAGCCCTGTCTGGTTGATAAAACCATTCTTAAGTTTTCAATTATACTTGATCTTATTTTTTGTTCTTCTGTAAGATCATCGAGCTTTGAAAAATCAGTCTCATCTATATTCTTTGTTTCAGATGAAAATTGTCCAACTAATAAATCGTAGAGGCTTAAGTTTTTCAATTGATGTCAGTTATTAGATTAGATTTTATAAAATACGTATTACTTCAACTAACTTAATCAGCAGCTCAAATAAAGGTATCCGCAGCATAATTAAGTTAACGCAACAGTAAACTAATAACACAGACCTGCCTGCATATAACAAGCATTAGTCTGTGCTATAAATAAATCATATAAATAATTAAACTAAATAAAATGATTGTGAATAATCGGAATATCATTCATAATCATCATAAAATTTAATTAGAAAGTATTTTCCTCGAACATAATACCGCCTTCAATATACTCCCAGATAAATGTTCTTGCCAGCATTGAAACCTTTTCAAGATGTCCAACACCTTCATTCTTGGGATCATAAGTCGGAGGCATCCAATTTTGGACTGAAACAATTTTTGCATCTTTAAGTGTATAATGGAAGTACGGTTCTTCCTCACCAGTTTGCATTCCGATCCTATAGAGTGTAACTTTAATTTCTTTGCACATCTGTCCGTTAGAGCAAATCTGATACAACTGCGGTGTAAGCGGATCAATTGCCTTAACAATAGTAAAGGCGGTTATCTTTCTTGATCCTTGAATTTTGTTTTCTTCCTTTTCATAAGGGAGATAAACTTCATGAGCAAATTCATACACTAAACTGCTCCCATTGTCACGAGGACCTTTCAGTTCATTTCCTTCGTGATTTTTGATTACGATCTCACCTTTAACTGCCATAGTAGTGCTCCTTTTTATTATTGATAAATTATTTATTTAGAGTATCCGATTTCTATTGGCCTTCTTCAGAAGAATGGAATGCGATTAGTTTCAGATTAACATCCATACCAGTAATAGCAACATGAGGTCTAAACTCCGCACTAATCTGGAAAAAGCCGGGTTTCTCAGGTAATTCCTCAACATGCAGTTGATATGATCTTAAAGGTCTTTCAGCAATTACAGATTCAGGTGCATTTGGAAAATCTGCAACAAGAGTATCTAACCATTTTTTCATATCCTTTTCGATATCACCAGCACCGGCATTCTTACCGACAAATATTAGCTGTCTGTATTTAAGATAGTGAGCAATTCTGGTAACAAGCATAGTATATTGTAATCTTGCACCTACAGCATAATTGGCTGTGGCTTCAGCGTCATTCTTTATTTTCTTTGGTCTGTTAACAGATGGTACCTCAAAGAAACATGCATAATCTGTTCTATCCCAGTGAGCAAGAGGAATGAATCCAAGATCACAAAGTTCCTGGTCTTTTGCCTGTCCAACAGAAGCTTCGATTGGCACTTTTACTTTTTTCTGACCATGTTCTTCATAAGTAGGAGTTGGCAGGTTTTCAACTTTTCCACCGGAGTCAACTCCAACAATTTTTACGCTCCAGCCCCATTTCTCAAAGCTCTTAACCATATTTGAAGCAAGAGCAAATGAAGCATTGCACCACAAGCTGTTATCACTACCTTCTTTATAAACTCCCTCATTATAGTTGAAGTTTTTAGTTGGTTCAGATTCAGCACTATATGGCAGTCTTCCAAGAAATCGCGGCAAAGTTAATCCAATGTATTTAGATCTGTCATCATCTCTGAAA is a window of Ignavibacterium sp. DNA encoding:
- the tssE gene encoding type VI secretion system baseplate subunit TssE, whose protein sequence is MKNLSLYDLLVGQFSSETKNIDETDFSKLDDLTEEQKIRSSIIENLRMVLSTRQGSVQHLPDFGMPDILQLYFNSNNSIDPVKKEIKNVILKYEPRIANVEVHKTDFDQESMKITLKVVATIKDIPNKEILLTEFSTTGWTKVMFEKDTN
- the tssD gene encoding type VI secretion system tube protein TssD; protein product: MAVKGEIVIKNHEGNELKGPRDNGSSLVYEFAHEVYLPYEKEENKIQGSRKITAFTIVKAIDPLTPQLYQICSNGQMCKEIKVTLYRIGMQTGEEEPYFHYTLKDAKIVSVQNWMPPTYDPKNEGVGHLEKVSMLARTFIWEYIEGGIMFEENTF
- the tssC gene encoding type VI secretion system contractile sheath large subunit; translated protein: MENEKTTSTGQEQKTQETSVDKLLTMLDDTKKDAVAEFISKVGKESQVFKVTGALVDSFIADIDTVLSAQMDEILHNEEFKGLESTWRGLLFLVQNTEFSKPVKFELLDVTKEELYEDLNEAANGEGYEKDSGFWHHVYWGAYDKVGGHSYTAIIADLQVDNSAQDINLLQHLSVLSESAQIPFIGNAGHKFFGEKSFGDVMNNRFLVDQITDGAEYTAWRAFRDDDRSKYIGLTLPRFLGRLPYSAESEPTKNFNYNEGVYKEGSDNSLWCNASFALASNMVKSFEKWGWSVKIVGVDSGGKVENLPTPTYEEHGQKKVKVPIEASVGQAKDQELCDLGFIPLAHWDRTDYACFFEVPSVNRPKKIKNDAEATANYAVGARLQYTMLVTRIAHYLKYRQLIFVGKNAGAGDIEKDMKKWLDTLVADFPNAPESVIAERPLRSYQLHVEELPEKPGFFQISAEFRPHVAITGMDVNLKLIAFHSSEEGQ